The following DNA comes from Buttiauxella agrestis.
CATTTTATCTTCGTTTTGCTATATGTTTTTACCTCTTCGTCATTCTAAAAAAACACAACACACATAGACAGGGTAAAAATAATGGATAGTGCCACCCTTTTACCGCTCATCGGAATACCCGTTGTTGTTATTGGTTTTGCACTCCGATTCAATCCGCTGATTGTTGTCGTTATTGCAGGATTAACAACTGGACTCGCCGTAGGAATGGATTTCGGAATGCTACTGGAAACCTTTGGCGAGAAATTTTTCAATAGCCGCTCGCTCGCCACCTTTATTCTGATTCTGCCCGTGATTGGCCTGTTGGAATATTACGGTTTGAAAGAGCGCGCTCAAGCCTGGATTGCCAAAATAGCCAGCGCCACGTCCGCACGCATACTGATGATTTACTTTATTGGCCGCGAAGGTACTGCCGCACTTGGGCTGATGTCTCTCGGCGGCCACGCGCAAACCGTTCGCCCGCTATTAGCGCCAATGGCAGAAGGTGCGGCCCTGAACAAGTACGGTGAACTTCCCCTGCACATTCGCGATAAAATAAAAGCCCACGCCGCAGCATGCGACAACATCGCCGTCTTTTTTGGCGAAGACATTTTCATCGCCTTCGGTGCGGTTCTGCTGATTGATGCGTTTTTGAAAGAAAACGGCATTACGAATATTGAACCGCTGCATATCGGCCTTTGGGCCATCCCCACAGCAATTGCCGCGCTGATCATCCACATGTTCCGCCTCACGCGACTTGATGCGAGCCTCCACCGCGATGTGATGGCCTGGCGTGCTCAACAAGAACCTGAAATGAAAGAGGTGACAAAATGAGCACTCTGCTAACCATAAACCGTGTTTATTACCTGATTGGCATTATCGTCATGATTCTGGTGGTGATGACCCTGCGCGATCGCGGCAATCCTAAACGCCTGACCACCGCTCTTTTCTGGTTCCTGTTTGGCGCAATTTTCCTGTTTGGCGACCTGATGGTGGACACCCTCGGAAAATCCCTGGCTTACCGAATCATAGGAGGAAGCGTGATTGTCATTGCGCTCCTGGCAGGCTTTGGATTAGTGGGCAAAGGGCATTACGCCATGGCGACAGACGAGCAACGAGAAGCCTCTGCCTCGCGCATCAAAAACTGGTTATTTTTGCCCGCGCTCCTGATCCCCGTCATCACCGTCATCTGCACGCTGTTCATGAAAAACGTGTCGATTGGCGGCGTTTACCTGCTTGACCAGAAACAACTCACGTTGGCCTCCCTGTGTGTGGCAAGCGTGGCGGCAATTTTAACGGGATGGTGGATAACCAAAGGTTCGCCGGTGCAGGCCATTGCGCAATCGCGCCGAATTGTTGACACCGTGGGCTGGGCAATCATTTTGCCGCAAATGTTAGCGATGCTTGGCGGGGTGTTTATCGTCGCCAACACCGGTGAGTCGGTACGCAAAGTGGTCGAGTTGTTTGTTGACCCGGAAAACCGCTTCATGCTGGTCGTGATTTACTGTGTGGGCATGGCGGTATTTACCATGATTATGGGTAACGCTTTTGCTGCATTCCCGGTTTTAACGGCAGGTATCGCGATGCCGTTTCTTGTCATCCACCATAACGCAGACCCCGCGCCATTGCTGGCGATCGGGATGTACGCAGGCTACTGCGGCACGTTAATGACGCCGATGGCCGCGAACTTCAACATTGTCCCGGCCGCGTTGCTTGAGCTTAAAGATAAATACCAGGTCATCAAGATTCAGATCCCGAGCGCCCTGGCCATACTGCTGGCAAACGTGTTCTTGATGTACTTCCTGTCATTCCGCTAAAGCACTGAAAAACGATGAATATCAAAGGAGTTTTTTTATGTCATTAAGCCCGATTCAGGCTGAAGCATTTGCCAACATGCCGCTGACGTTTTTACGCCAGGAATATCCTAATCACATCATGCATTTGCTCAATGATGATGGTGACGTGTTGCCGCCCCGGGAATTACACCCGATTTTTTACGGCTGTTTTGACTGGCACTCGGCGGTTCACGGTTACTGGTTGCTGCTGCGTTGTTTGCGCCGTTTCCCTGAACTGCCTTCCCGCGAGGCAATCATTTCTCTGTTTGATGAACACGTTACCGAAGCTAACGTGGCCCGCGAACTGGCCTATTTTACTGCCCCGTTCCGCGCGTCGTTCGAGCGCCCTTACGGATACGGTTGGCTACTGGCGCTGGCGCAAGAACTGGCGGAATCGACTCTGCCGCAGGCAAAACGTTGGTCCGCTCTGCTTGAGCCGCTGACACAGGATATTCGTGCGCGCCTGATAGGCTACCTGGAAAAACTCACCTACCCGATTCGCGTCGGTACGCATTACAACACCGCTTTTGCCCTGGCGTTAGGGCTGGACTACGCCCGTTCGCGCCACGATACGGAACTCGAGACGGCTATCATTGATGGAGCAAATCGATTCTATCAGCATGATGTCAATTATCCGGCTCACTATGAACCGGGCGGCGATGAGTACGTTTCCGGTGCGCTCTGCGAAGCGTTGCTGATGAGCCAGGTCAGCACGGACTTCCCAGGCTGGTTTGACCGTTATCTGCCAGAAATCGCCAGCATCAATGCGCTGATGCATCCGGCCGTTGTCAGTGACCGCACCGACCCAAAAATCGCGCATCTCGATGGCCTGAATCTCAGCCGCACATGGTGCTTTAAACGTATTGCGGCGGCATTACCGGCTGAACACCCTGCCCAGCCAGCCTTGCAACAGGCGATAACCCGCCATCTCGACGCCAGTCTTGATCATGTGGTCGGCAGCCATTACAGCGGCGGGCACTGGTTAGCCAGTTTTGCCATGTTAGCCCTGGAGTAATCGCCCCGTCTTAAACCCTTTCCCCGCCCGACCTGGTGCGGGGAAACTCTTGCCCCAGCGCAGTACTTCCTCGCCGCTCATTTCTCTGATTCATTCACCCCATAAATTTTACTCTGATCACAATTCAGGCGATTTCTCTTTGCTTACGCCTTATTGTTTCTATAAAAGAAACACAGAAAGATAAAAAACCCCACTCTGTTTCCGAAACAGGCCGTGAGAACAAAAACAAAGAGAACATTGATATGGCAGAACAACCGCTTTCTACCGCAAAGGTAAAACACACCGGGCGTGTCCGATTTCTGGTGCTCGGGCTGGTTTTCATCAACATCATTATTAACTATATGGACCGCACCAATCTCTCGGTTGCTGCCACGCAAATGGCGGGAGATTTACAGTTCACGCCGTTGCAAATGGGGCTGGTGTTTTCAGCTTTCGGCTGGATTTACGCCGCGCTGCAAATTCCGGGCGGCTTTGTTATCGACCGCTTCGGTTCGCGCATTGTTTACGGCGTCGGGTTGTTCATCTGGTCTTTGATAACCGCGCTGCATGCGATTGCCAATAGTTTTGGCGGACTGGTCGGTTTGCGTCTGGGCGTGGGTGCTTTTGAAGCACCGGTCATGCCCTCCAATAACCGCGTGATTTCCAGTTGGTTCCCGGAAAACGAACGCGCCAGCGCCATTGGTATTTACTCTTCCGCGCAGTTTGTTGGTCTGGCCTGCATGACGCCGCTGCTGTTCCATGTGCAGGAGCTTTACGGTTGGCGCGGTCTGTTTCTGATTACCGGTATCGTCGGGATGGTCTGGGCGGTGGTGTGGTATTGCCTCTATCGCGAACCACTTGAACACAAAAGCGTTTCACAAGCAGAACTGGATCATATTCGCCAGGGCGGCGCGATTCTGGAAAGCCGACAGGAAGCCGCCAAACGTAAGTTCGCCTGGAGCGACCTGGCCTTGATGTTCAGCAGCCGCAAACTGATTGGCATTTACTTCGGGCAGTTCACCATCTCCGCCACCTTCTGGTTCTTCCTGACCTGGTTCCCGACGTATCTGGTGCAATATCGCCATATGGATTTTATTAAGTCCGGTTATATCGCCTCAATACCTTATCTGGCGGCCTTCTTCGGGGTATTGCTGGCGGGATTTGTTTCAGACCGTCTAATAAAACGCGGCGTTAGTGCAAGCTTCGCCCGTAAAGCGCCGGTGATTCTTGGCATGTCTTTAACGCTGTTTATCCTCGGCGCCAACTACACCGACAACCCGACATTCATCATTCTTTTCATGTCGATTGCTTTCTTTGGCAACGGCCTTGCCACCATCACCTGGGTGTTTGTAACGGCACTCGCGCCGCGCCATTTAATTGGCCTGGCGGGCGGCGTCTTTAACTTTACCGGCGCGTTGTCATCCATCGTGGTACCGATTGCGATTGGCGCTTTAATTGACGGGCATAACTTTGCCCCGGCACTGATGTTCATCGCCATTCTTGCAGGGCTTGGAATTTGCTCTTACCTGTTTGTGGTTGGGCGCATCGATCTGGACGCGCCGCAAGAAACTAAGCCGCAGGGGTCACGAGTTGCGCGGTGAGTTGATTGAGCTGAGCGAGGCGCGGAGCAATCTGTTGTTCATCCGCGTCCCACATTCCGGCAAAAGCGATAGCTGCATTATGCGCACCGAGCGGCTGGGCCATCGACAGCTCGCCGTCTTCGTGCCGCCAGACAACATGTCCGGACTCACGTTGCTGGGCGAGCTTAGGGGCCATTTCTTGCCAACGCTCTGGCGAGAAACGCGACTGCAACGCCTCGTCTGTTTCTGCAGCAAGCAAAGCCATGCCGATAACCGACTGCCATGCCGGGAGCGTGTGGAAACCCGCCAGCGCCTGGCTCACCTGGCTACCCGGTTCGGAGTGATAGATGTAGATAACCTGGTCTTCCCACAGCACGCCGAGCGCCACCACGATGTCTTTTGGCGCGTGGCGCTCAAGCAACGGCAATGCCTGGGAGAACAGTGCAGAGCCACGAATCGCCTGCGCCGCCAGGGCGTGAATACCCGGGCCTGGCAAATAACGGCGCTGTTCATCTTGTTGGGTCAGGCCAATCGCCGCCATGGTCATCAACAGGCGGTTAACACGAGTGGCATTAATGCCCATCAGGCGCGCCAGTTCCCGGCAACCAATTGCCCGGCCACTGGTCACCAGATACTGCAAGCAACGGATACCGTCGATAAGACTTTGATTCGGTTGTGATGACATAGCGCGCTTCACATTAATTTAAGAACCACGATTTTATCGTCAGTTTTATAGGAAACAAACTTTATGCAAATTTTTCAGCAAACCAACGCCCGGGAATTTCCGTCTCAACAATTAAAAACAGACTTGTTGGTCGCCGGTGGCGGTCTTGCCGGGTTGTGTGCAGCTTTGGCTGGCGCACGGGATGGCTTGCAGGTAGTTCTGGTTCAGGACCGCCCGGTTTTAGGGGGCAATGCATCGAGCGAAGTCCGTTTGTGGGCCAACGGTGCCACCTCTCACATGGGCAACAATAACCGCTGGTCGCGTGAAGGCGGGATTATGGGCGAAATCATGGAGGAGAACGTTTACCGCAATAAAGAAGGCAATCCGGTGATGTTTGACCTGGTATTGTTAGATATGGCCCGCAGCGAACCTAACCTGACGCTGCTGCTCAATACGGCTTTATACGAAGTCGAGACGGCAGGTAAACGCATTACGCGCGCCAAAGGGTTCAACGCCATTAACGAAACCTTTTATGACATTGCCGCCACACAATTTTGCGATGCAACCGGCGACGGTGTGTTGGGGCATCTTGCCGGGGCTGAATACCGCGTAGGGGCAGAAGACCCGGAAGAGTTTGATGAAAAAATGGCGCCGGGGGATAACTTCGGCCACAAACTTGGGCACTCAATCTATTTCTATACCAAAAAAGGCAGCGCGCCGGTTAACTTCATCCCGCCCACTTTTGCGCTGAAAGATATTGAAGAAATCCCCCGCTACACGCGCCTGACCTCCACGCTTAACGGTTGTGATTTGTGGTGGCTGGAATGGGGCGGCCGCCTGGATACCATTCATGACAGCGAAGAAATTAAGTGGGAGCTGTGGAAAATAGTCTGGGGCGTCTGGGATTACATTAAAAACTCCGGACAATTTCCGGAGGCAGAAAACATGACCATCGAATGGGTTGGAGCAATCCCTGGCAAACGTGAAAGCCGCCGTTTTGTCGGCGACCATATGCTCTGCCAGCAAGATATTATCGAACAGCGCGATCACTACGACGCCGTCGGATACGGCGGCTGGTCGATTGACCTTCATCCGGCGGATGGTGTTTACAGCAAGCACGACGGCTGCCGCCAGTTCCACAGCAAAGGCACTTACACCATTCCTTATCGCAGCTTATACAGCCGTTCGATGGAAAACCTGTTCCTGACCGGGCGCCTGATTTCTGCCTCGCACGTGGCTTTTGGCAGTGCACGCGTGATGTGTACCTGTGGCTTATTGGGCGAAGTGGTTGGTCGTGCGGCGGCACTGTGCCACCAGCAGCAAATCAATGCGCCACAACTGGCAGACCAGAGCCGCATCGGCTCGCTGCAACAACATCTACAACAAACCGGCTGTTATATCCCGCGCCAATGGTTGAGCGACCCGGCGCAGGGTGCGAACGTAACGACCAGCAGCGAATGGCAATTTACAGAATTGCCCGCAAACGGTACCTGGAATCCCTTGAATGAACGCATGGCGTTATTGCTTCCACTTAAAGCCGGTGAAACCTTACCCGCGCTCAATTTCTCTTTGCGTACCGACTCATCACAGTCGCTTAAAATCAGCCTGCTGGGCAGCCAACGCGCCGGTAATTTCACCCCTGATATGCCGCTGGATGAACGGGAAATAACGGTCCTTGAAGCGGGCGAATATAGCGTGCAGTTTGATTATCAAAGCTCGCGGGATGAATATGTATTTATCGCTTTTGAGCGTAATGAGCACATCGACATCGCACTGACCGACGTGCGTCTTCCGGGCATTATGACGGTATTTAACAGCCTGAACGCCAGGGTGGCGAAACATACGCGTCAGGTTGCTGATGGCGATTTTGGCGTGGATGAGTTCGATTTCTGGTTACCGCGCCGCCAGCCAAATCAAATGCTGCCGGCCCTGCGCCTCGCTTCACCGTTGCGTTGTTTCGCAACAGAAAACCTGGTCAACGGCCGTTTGCGCCCGGAACAGCACACCAATGCATGGGTACCTGCCGCGGGCGATAGCTTACCGACCGTGACCTGGCGCTGGGAACAGCCTCACACTTTGCATGCCCTGACGCTGGTGTTTGATAACGATTTTGATAACGCCATGGAAACGGTACAAATGGGCCACGCCCTGGCGGTGACGCCGCATTGTGTAACTCACTATCGTTTGTGGGCCGATAACACTTTGCTGGCAGAAGTGACCGACAACCGCCACTCCGTTTGTGAGCATCGGTTGCCAAAGGCCATCAGTGCGAAACAGGTCAAACTGGAGATAGTCAATACCGCTGGAAGTATTTCCGCCCTTTACTCTCTGAACGTCCGATAAAAGAAAGCCACCGCAGTGTGATACTGCGGTGGCTACTGTTCGCCAAATAAAACCGATCAGGCTTTACTCACTTCCGGCGTCAAAAACTGGCTGCGCGGCGAATTACGCAACGTAAAGAATGAGATAGCCGTGAAGCAGGCGGTAATCAAACCTAGCGTCAGATAAGCCTGGCTAAAGCCCACCGAGTCATACATTGAACCCGCCCAGGTTGAGAGCACAACCCCAGAAAGCTGTTTGGATAAGTTAAAACCAATCAGGAAGAGCGTCGCCGACAAACGCGGATCGAATACCGAAGAGATATATTTGAAGGTTCCCACCAGCAAGAATGGCAATTCAAACATATGCAGCATTTTCAGAATAATAACTTCAGTGCCGGTCGTGGCAAACGAGGAGCCAATGATCCTCACAGACATAATCACGCCCGCCACCAGCAAGGCATTTTTTGCCCCGATGCGATTAATAATGAAAGGTGCGAAGAACATAATCGTGGCGTTCAGTAATTCTCCGCCAGTGGTGACAAAACCAAATATTTCAGTCCCTCTCTGCGGCGATGAGAAAAAGCCTTTAAAGAAGTTAGCGAACTGCTGATCGAACACATCGTAAATACTGGCCACGCCAATCACGTACAACAAAAATGCCCAGAAGCGCGGCATCTTCAGCAATTCCACCACCATATGCAGAGAAAATTCCTGTTTTTTATTTACGCCCGTCTCGGCAAGTTCAGATTCCGTTTTAGGATCGGGCTTTGAGAGCAGTAAAAGTACCGCCAGCACCAGAGCGAAACCGGAGGCAATCCAGAAGGTAATATTCGGGTTAATGCTAAATAAGATACCGGTCAACGAGGCGCAAATGGCCCAGCCCACACAGCCTGATACGCGCACCTGGCCGTATTCGAAACGGTTATGACGGCTGACACGTTCTATATACGCTTCCACCGCACCAGAACCGCCGGAAAAAACGCAACCGAGGTAGATCCCGCCTGCCATCGCCCCCAGATAAATATTGAATTGTAATAGCGGCGATAAAACGTAGATAAAGAACGGCGCAAACAGAACCAACAGCACGACGATGAACCACAGTAAATGTTTCCGCAGTCCTAACTTGTCGGAAATTAATCCAAAAGCAATCTGAAAGATAATAGCGAATAACGAGATCGACGAGAACACCACGCCGGTTTCGGTTTTGGTCAGATGGTTTACGTCCGCAAGCCATACCGGGAAGAACGGAAAGTAGGCAGACATAATGAAATAATAGAAAAAGAAGAACAGCATAAAATAGATGAAATTATGGTGTTCCCGACGACTCAACGCTGACAGTTTCATAGGGTATTTCCAGTTATTATTATTTATGGATTGAGGGACAAAGGCTGATAAACGTTTTTTGTAGGGGGAATAAGCGTTAGCGTCATCCACCACTTGCGTCTGTGGTGTCGGATGACGCTGCGCTTATCCGACCTACGTAAGGCTAAGAGTCAGTTGATAGTGCCATTGTGTATCCAGTAACAACCATTTCTTCAGCACGGATGGCGTCCAGGAATCATCTCCACCTACGCCCATATGATGGGCATCGAGCGAAATAGTGACCCCGTCTTCTGGCACCATTTTGTGCCAGTGCGTCACCGTCATCAGCTGTTCGATACTCCAGGGTTGAACAGAGAAATGGAAATTCCCGCGCGCCTGCCAGATCCCCCAGTCGAGCGATTTTGTTCCACCACGTAATCCATTTTCCGTTGGGAAGATATACGGCGTGCTCATCTCATCTAGCGGCAATACCCAGCGAGAGAAGATCGCGCTATTACGACGGTCAGGGTAGTTTTCATGCGGCCCGAGTCCCAGCCAGCTAACCTCTTCGCTCTGCGGTT
Coding sequences within:
- a CDS encoding DUF969 domain-containing protein: MDSATLLPLIGIPVVVIGFALRFNPLIVVVIAGLTTGLAVGMDFGMLLETFGEKFFNSRSLATFILILPVIGLLEYYGLKERAQAWIAKIASATSARILMIYFIGREGTAALGLMSLGGHAQTVRPLLAPMAEGAALNKYGELPLHIRDKIKAHAAACDNIAVFFGEDIFIAFGAVLLIDAFLKENGITNIEPLHIGLWAIPTAIAALIIHMFRLTRLDASLHRDVMAWRAQQEPEMKEVTK
- a CDS encoding DUF979 domain-containing protein; this encodes MSTLLTINRVYYLIGIIVMILVVMTLRDRGNPKRLTTALFWFLFGAIFLFGDLMVDTLGKSLAYRIIGGSVIVIALLAGFGLVGKGHYAMATDEQREASASRIKNWLFLPALLIPVITVICTLFMKNVSIGGVYLLDQKQLTLASLCVASVAAILTGWWITKGSPVQAIAQSRRIVDTVGWAIILPQMLAMLGGVFIVANTGESVRKVVELFVDPENRFMLVVIYCVGMAVFTMIMGNAFAAFPVLTAGIAMPFLVIHHNADPAPLLAIGMYAGYCGTLMTPMAANFNIVPAALLELKDKYQVIKIQIPSALAILLANVFLMYFLSFR
- a CDS encoding DUF2891 domain-containing protein, with protein sequence MSLSPIQAEAFANMPLTFLRQEYPNHIMHLLNDDGDVLPPRELHPIFYGCFDWHSAVHGYWLLLRCLRRFPELPSREAIISLFDEHVTEANVARELAYFTAPFRASFERPYGYGWLLALAQELAESTLPQAKRWSALLEPLTQDIRARLIGYLEKLTYPIRVGTHYNTAFALALGLDYARSRHDTELETAIIDGANRFYQHDVNYPAHYEPGGDEYVSGALCEALLMSQVSTDFPGWFDRYLPEIASINALMHPAVVSDRTDPKIAHLDGLNLSRTWCFKRIAAALPAEHPAQPALQQAITRHLDASLDHVVGSHYSGGHWLASFAMLALE
- a CDS encoding MFS transporter produces the protein MAEQPLSTAKVKHTGRVRFLVLGLVFINIIINYMDRTNLSVAATQMAGDLQFTPLQMGLVFSAFGWIYAALQIPGGFVIDRFGSRIVYGVGLFIWSLITALHAIANSFGGLVGLRLGVGAFEAPVMPSNNRVISSWFPENERASAIGIYSSAQFVGLACMTPLLFHVQELYGWRGLFLITGIVGMVWAVVWYCLYREPLEHKSVSQAELDHIRQGGAILESRQEAAKRKFAWSDLALMFSSRKLIGIYFGQFTISATFWFFLTWFPTYLVQYRHMDFIKSGYIASIPYLAAFFGVLLAGFVSDRLIKRGVSASFARKAPVILGMSLTLFILGANYTDNPTFIILFMSIAFFGNGLATITWVFVTALAPRHLIGLAGGVFNFTGALSSIVVPIAIGALIDGHNFAPALMFIAILAGLGICSYLFVVGRIDLDAPQETKPQGSRVAR
- a CDS encoding IclR family transcriptional regulator gives rise to the protein MSSQPNQSLIDGIRCLQYLVTSGRAIGCRELARLMGINATRVNRLLMTMAAIGLTQQDEQRRYLPGPGIHALAAQAIRGSALFSQALPLLERHAPKDIVVALGVLWEDQVIYIYHSEPGSQVSQALAGFHTLPAWQSVIGMALLAAETDEALQSRFSPERWQEMAPKLAQQRESGHVVWRHEDGELSMAQPLGAHNAAIAFAGMWDADEQQIAPRLAQLNQLTAQLVTPAA
- a CDS encoding FAD-dependent oxidoreductase; the encoded protein is MQIFQQTNAREFPSQQLKTDLLVAGGGLAGLCAALAGARDGLQVVLVQDRPVLGGNASSEVRLWANGATSHMGNNNRWSREGGIMGEIMEENVYRNKEGNPVMFDLVLLDMARSEPNLTLLLNTALYEVETAGKRITRAKGFNAINETFYDIAATQFCDATGDGVLGHLAGAEYRVGAEDPEEFDEKMAPGDNFGHKLGHSIYFYTKKGSAPVNFIPPTFALKDIEEIPRYTRLTSTLNGCDLWWLEWGGRLDTIHDSEEIKWELWKIVWGVWDYIKNSGQFPEAENMTIEWVGAIPGKRESRRFVGDHMLCQQDIIEQRDHYDAVGYGGWSIDLHPADGVYSKHDGCRQFHSKGTYTIPYRSLYSRSMENLFLTGRLISASHVAFGSARVMCTCGLLGEVVGRAAALCHQQQINAPQLADQSRIGSLQQHLQQTGCYIPRQWLSDPAQGANVTTSSEWQFTELPANGTWNPLNERMALLLPLKAGETLPALNFSLRTDSSQSLKISLLGSQRAGNFTPDMPLDEREITVLEAGEYSVQFDYQSSRDEYVFIAFERNEHIDIALTDVRLPGIMTVFNSLNARVAKHTRQVADGDFGVDEFDFWLPRRQPNQMLPALRLASPLRCFATENLVNGRLRPEQHTNAWVPAAGDSLPTVTWRWEQPHTLHALTLVFDNDFDNAMETVQMGHALAVTPHCVTHYRLWADNTLLAEVTDNRHSVCEHRLPKAISAKQVKLEIVNTAGSISALYSLNVR
- a CDS encoding MFS transporter: MKLSALSRREHHNFIYFMLFFFFYYFIMSAYFPFFPVWLADVNHLTKTETGVVFSSISLFAIIFQIAFGLISDKLGLRKHLLWFIVVLLVLFAPFFIYVLSPLLQFNIYLGAMAGGIYLGCVFSGGSGAVEAYIERVSRHNRFEYGQVRVSGCVGWAICASLTGILFSINPNITFWIASGFALVLAVLLLLSKPDPKTESELAETGVNKKQEFSLHMVVELLKMPRFWAFLLYVIGVASIYDVFDQQFANFFKGFFSSPQRGTEIFGFVTTGGELLNATIMFFAPFIINRIGAKNALLVAGVIMSVRIIGSSFATTGTEVIILKMLHMFELPFLLVGTFKYISSVFDPRLSATLFLIGFNLSKQLSGVVLSTWAGSMYDSVGFSQAYLTLGLITACFTAISFFTLRNSPRSQFLTPEVSKA